The DNA region GACGATCCGGGCCGCTCGACGCTGGTCGAGCGCCTCCTGCAGCAACGGCAGCGGCCGGTTCCAGTCGGGCCGGCCGGGGTCGGCCCCGGGGGTGCCGAGCATCGTCTCGGTCAGCACGCCGATGGCGTCGATCAGGTCGGCGTTGTCCGGCTCGATGTCCAGCAACGAGGTGGCCGCCGAGTGGACCAGCGCGAGCTCCGCGGCGTCGACGTACTCGACGCCGAGCTCGCCGTGCTCCTCCACGAACCGGACCACCTCGGCCTCGGTCGGGTCGGCGTCGTCACCGTCGGGCCCGAGGAACTCCAGCACGTCGGGCCGGGTCAGGCCCAGCAGCCACTCGGCGCTCACGTCGGCGGTGTAGAACGCCAGCAGGTCGTCGCGCAGCTCGGCGGCCGGGATCCCCAGGTCCGCGGCCAGGTCGTCGAGGCGCAGCCCGTCCGGGTGCACGGCGAGCCGCTCGAAGACCCGCGGCAGCCGGGCGATGCGGGCGGCGTACTTGGGGACGTTGGCGCTCACCTGCCCACCTCCTCCTCGACCGAGGTGTGACCGGCAGCCCGGGCCAGCGCGGTCACCACCTCACGGCGGACGTCCTCGGGCCCTTCGATCCAGACCCGGCGGCCCAGCTCGTTGAGGCGTGCCCGCAGGGCCTCCCGGTTGGTCACCCGGTAGGTCAGCAGCACCTGGTCACCCTCCGCCGCGGTCGTCGACTCGGGGTCCCGAGCCAGCGTCGCACGTCGGGCTCGTAGGCCCGATCGGCCCGCAGCACCACCTGCACCGGTGGGTCGATCTCCCAGGTCATCGGGTGCAGCCCGGTGTGCCGCACCGAGGGCACCGCTCCGGCCGAACCCGGCTCGCCCGCGTCGACGGCACTCATCCGGGCGACCACGAAGGCCTTGACCGGCCCGCCGGCCTCGACCGCGGCGTCCTCGAGACCCCGCAGGTACCAGGTGCCGTTCTGGCTGCGCAGCGACTCCGGGTGCACCACCCGGGCGGTGCCCTTGTAGCCGAACCGGAGCACGGCCCGGTCGCGGACCGCCCGGATCACCGTCGACAGTGCCGACCCGGCCCCGTCCCGCACCGCGGGCACGGTGGCCGCGACGTCCTTGGGCCGTGCGTCGGCGGGCAGACCGAGCCGGCTGACCAGGTCGTCACGGTCGGCGAGCAGCACGGCGCGGCGCAACTGGGTCTGCTGGGCCGGGCTCAGCCGCAGACGCAGCCGGTTGTCGACCGTGGTCATCGCATAGACGGCGTCGTCGCCGGACTCGGCGATGTTGTCGATTTGCCAGCCCTGGTTGGTCAGGTGCCGCAGCTCGCGGCTGAGCTGGCTGGCAGGGTCGGCGCCCTCGAATCCGGCCAACCGCAGGAGGCGGTCGCGGTGGACACCGGCAGGCCCGGCAGCGGCGAGCACCGCCGCGATCCGCACCAGTCGCTCCATCGGACCCCGCTGGTCGCGGCCCGGCCCCTTCGCCACGTCGCTCCCCCTCCTCGTCGCCGTCAACCTGGCTTGCGGCCCCCGCGGCGAGTCGCGCGGCGCCGGGACCAGTATCGCTGGCCGGGGCACCCTCCCCGCGCAGCCACTCCACAGCCAGCGCGTCGGGGCGGCGGTCCCCCCACCACCGGACCCCACCCTAGTGCGCCGTCCCTGGGACGGCCTGCCTACAGTGTTCGGCGTGCTGGGCCCGTGCCGTGGAAAGTTCCGGCCGTCGACCCACCGGGCTCGTGCGGCTCTGCTGGGCATGCTCGCCCTCGCCCTGCTGCTGAGCTCCTGCTCGCTGATCTCCGACGGCGGCTTCGGCGAGCAGGCGGGCGGAGACGCCGGCACCACGTCGGCCGACCCGGACGCCCTGAACATCGTCGAGATCGTCGCCGACGACATGCGCTTCGACGACCTGCGCTACGCGCCGAACCTGCGGCGGCTGGTCGCCGAGCAGGGCGTGTCGATGCGCAACGGCTTCTCCTCCTACCCGCTGTGCTGCCCGGCGCGGGCCTCGTTCTTCAGTGGACTGGAGACGCACAACCACGGCGTGTACGACATCAAGCGCCCCACCGGCTACCGCGCGTTCGACGACTCCACCAGCATCGCCACCTCGCTGAAGGACCGGGGCTACACCACCGGGCTGGTCGGGAAGTATCTCAACGGCTACGGCAACCACCGGCCGCTGCAGCTGGTCCGCGAGGCGGAGGAGGCGGGCGACGACGGGCCGATCCCGATGTCGCAGTACTTCGTGCCGAACGGCTGGGACGAGTGGCAGGCGGCGGTGACCGGGGTCAACTGCGACCCGGCCTGCGGCGACGCCTACAGCTACTTCAGCTATGCCTACTCCGACAACGGCACGCCCACCGCCGCCGGCTGGCAGACCTACTCGACGACCCTGATCGGCGACCAGTCGGTCGATCTCGCCCACTCCTTCCACGAGCAGCGCGAGGAGACCGGCGCCCCCTTCTTCCTCTCGGTGAACCACATCGCCCCGCACAACGACCTGAGTCGCAAGCGGGTGGACACGGTCTACTTCCGCAACCCGCAGGGCGTCCGCCGCAAGCTCGGTACGCCGACCGCGCCCGACTGGGCGATGAAGCTGCCGATCGTGCGGTCCATCGACCGCCCCCTGGGCGTGCGGCGCAACGGCACCGGAGAGTCCGACCTGAGCGACAAGCCGGGACGCCTCTCCATCGGCCGGCCCACCAACCCCTCGGCGCGTCGCGCGCAGGTGCGGCTGGCCCGCGCCCGGGCGGCCTCGATCGTGGTGATGGACCGTCAGATCAAGCGTCTGGTCGAACAGCTGCAGGCGGACGGCGAGTGGGACCGCACGGTGCTCGCCTTCTGGTCCGACAACGGGTTCTTCCAGGGCGAGCACGGCCGGATGGACGGCAAGGTCGACCCCTACGAACCCGCGCTACGGGTGCCGATGATGTTCACCGGGCCGGGCCTGCGCGACGGCAGCACCCGCGACGACCCGATGACCGTCACCGACCTGACCGCCACCCTGCTCGACATCGCGGACGCCGAGCCTCCGCACGCCCCCGACGGAGCCTCGATGCTGCCGGTGCTGACCGGGAGCGACCGGGGTGGAGCAACGGCGTGCTGACCGAGGCCGGGGTGAACCCGGTCTCCCCGGGCCGGATCGAGGCGTTCCGGGGTGACCCGCGCACCAGTGCCGGCGTCCGCACCGCGCGCTACCTCTACCTGCGCCACCGCAGCGGAGAGCTCGAGATCTACGACAACTGGCGCGACCCGCAGCAGTGGGACAACCTCGCCGTCGACCGGCAGTGGATGCGGAGCAACACCGACGTGGTGAGCGCGCTGCACCAGGCGTGGCTCACCATCAAGGACTGCGCCGGGAGCGGCTGCGAGCAGCCGCTGCCGGAGATCCTGCAGGTTGACGCGGCCGACAACACCGAGCAGACCCAGCGCTTCTACGACTACTTCGAGCGCTACTACTACTGAGACCGGTCCCGGACGGTGCCGGAGCCGGTCAGAGGTAGAGGCCGGCCGCCTCGTCGGCGAGCCGCTGGGCGGCGACGGCGTGGACGTCCCGCTCGCGCATCACCACGTAGGTCTCCCCGGAGACCTCGACCTCCGCCTTCTCCGCCGGGTCGTAGAGGACCTTGTCGCCGGCCTCCACGGCCCGGGCGTGCGGCCCGACGGCGACCACCCGCGACCAGGCGAGGCGTCGTCCGCCCATCGCCGCGGTCGCCGGGATCACGATCCCGCCGGAGGAGCGACGCTCACCGGCCTCGCTGTCGACCTCGCAGAGGATGCGGTCGTGCAGCATCTTGATCGGGGTCTTGTCGGCCCCTGCCACGCTCTGAGCCACGTCCGCGCGTCGCCTCAGCCGGCGATCTTGCGGACGAGCACCACCAGGGCGATCACGCCCACCACGCCACCGACGGTCTTCAAGATGTTGTCGGTGCGCGGCTCCCCCGTCACCGGGTCCACGTAGTGCGCCTTCACCTGGGCGATCTCACGACTCACGATCGTCTTGGGGTGCGAGCGGTAGAGGAGCTGGTCGATGGTCCCGGCGAGTCGCTCGCGGGTCTCTTCGATCTCACGCTCGATGTCGGAAGGCTGGTTGCTCACTCCTGCAGGTTATCAACGCGGGTCGGCACGAAGCCGAACGGGAGTTCCAACCGGTGGGCACGCATCAGCTCGGCGTCGGTGAGCACGTCGTACGTCGTGCCGTCGGCGACCACCCTGCCCTCGCTCAGCACCACCGCGCGCGGGCACAGCTCGAGGGCGTAGGGAAGGTCGTGGGTGACCATCAGCACGGTGACCTCCAGGCTCCGGAGGATGTCGGCCAGCTCCCGCCGCGACGCCGGGTCCAGGTTGGAGGACGGCTCGTCGAGGACCAGCACCTCCGGCTGCATCGCGAGCACCGTGGCCACCGCCACCCGGCGCCGCTGACCGAAGGAGAGGTGGTGCGGCGGACGGTCGGCGAAGTCGGCCATCCCGACCATCTCCAGCGCCTCCATCACCCGCTGCTGGAGCGCCGCCCCCTTCAGCCCGAGGTTGGCCGGGCCGAACGCGACGTCGGCGCGCACCGAGCCGAGGAAGAGCTGGTCGTCGGGGTCCTGGAACACGATGCCGACCCGCCGCCGGATCTCCAGCAGGTGCGGCTTGCGCACCGGCAGCCCGCTCACCGACACCGACCCGGCGCCGCGTCCGGCCTCGGCGGTCAGGATGCCGTTCAGGTGCAGCACCAGGGTGGTCTTGCCGGCTCCGTTCGGGCCGAGCAGCGCGACCCGCTCGCCGGCGTGCACGTGCAGGTCCACGCCGAACAGTGCCTGGTGTCCGTCGGGGTAGGCGAACGCCAGGTCGCGGACGTCGAGGACCGGGGTCATCGCGGCGCCCGGCGCAGCTCGTCGGGCAGGCTGCCGTCGTACCCGCGCGACAGCATCGCGAGGTGGACCCGCTCCCCCCGTTCGTAGGAACGGACGAAGAGGGCGCCCAGGGTGCGGCCCAGCGCCGGCCACTGGCGTGGCGAGCGGGGGTCGACGCCACGCGATCGCATGGCCGTCATCATCCTCCCCAGGTCGGCGCTGACCACATCGAGGTAGCGGATCATGAAGCCCATGATCTGCACGATCAGGTGGGGCATCCGGAGGCGCTGCAACCCGATCAGCACCTCGTCGGGCTCGGTGGTGGCGGCGAGGGTGAGCGAGGCGAGGACGCCGAGCGTCCCCTTCGCGGCCAGGCCGAAGGCGGCGACCAGGCCCGGCTGGGAGACCGTCACCGCCTCCCAACCGAAGAGCGGCACCCGCGGCCCCTCGGCCACGAACGGCACGAGTGCCGCGAAGAGCAGGAACGGCACCTCGATCACGGCGCGCTTGAGCAGGTAGCCCAGCGGTATCCGCGCCGCCACCACCACTGCGAGTATCACCAGCAGGTAGCCGGCGTAGGCGGCGTACCAGGTGCGCGGGGTCGCCACCACCACCAGTACGAAGGCGAGCAGCGCCAGGATCTTCAGGTGCGCCGGCGCGCGGTGCAGGAAGGAGTGACCGTGGTAGTAGAGCCGGTGGCCGTGCCCGGCGCCCACGCCCTCAGTCCTCGGTCGGCGGATCGTCCGCCCGCGGACCGGTACGACGCCGCAGCACCCAGAACAGACCGGACCCGAGCAGCAGCACGATGACCACCCCGGCCACCCCGGCGATCCCGCCGCTGAGCCGCTCGTCGTCGACACCGTCGGTCGCGTAGTCCGCGAAGGGGCTGTCGGCGACGTGGGAGTCCTCGGCGGTGTCGAGGAAACCCGTCTTCTCCGCGACGAACTCCAGTCCGTCGGGGTGCGCGCTGGCGTAGAAGCTGCCCACCCCGGCGACCAGCAGCGCGAGCAGGACTCCGATCACCAGGAAGCGACGGTGGCCGCGCTGCCGCTCGGGGCGGACCTCGGTGGAGGCGCTCATCGGGCCACCGCCCCGGTGATCAGGGGGCGGGCGCTGACGATGCCGCGGGCGCCGTAGACCAGGTCCGGGCGCGAGGCCACGACCGCGCTGACCACCAGTCCGGTGATCACCGCCTCGCCCAGTCCGATCACGGTGTGCCAGCCGAGCATCGCGGTCAGTACCTTGGCGGTCGCGATGTCGGCGGTGCCCCCGATCGCGAACAGCAGGGTGAAGACCGTCGCCGCGGCCGGCACCGAGATCAGCGCTCCGATCGCGGCCGCGATCGGCACCGACGGCAGTCGTTGCGGCAGCACGGCGAGGACCAGGCGGAAGACGGCGTATCCGACGAAGACGCCGACGAAGGCCATCAGGGTGATGTTGGTGCCGAGCGCCGTGAGACCGCCGTCGGCCATGAAGAGGGCTTGGACCAGGAGCACCACGCTGACGCAGAGCGCCCCCGTCCACGGTCCGACGAGCACGGCGGCGAGCGCACCGCCGAGCAGGTGACCGCTGGTGCCGGCGCCGACCGGGAAGTTCATCATCTGGCCGGCGAAGATGAAGGCGGCGACCAGGCCCGCCATCGGGGCGGTGCGGTCGTCGAGCTCGTTGCGTGCCTTGCGCAGCGCGATGCCGACGCCGACGACCGCGACCGCACCGGTGGCGATCGAGGTGGGGGCGTCGAGGAAGCCGTCAGGCACGTGCATGGCCACTCCTGTGGTGGGTGCCGGGAGGTGTCGGCGCCTCGGGGCGGGTGTAGTTGGATGGGGTCGACCCCGTCCGCGAGCCTATTGCGAAGCCGTTGCAACAACAACTGCCAGTCGCTCGACGGATGCCCACCCGACCTGACTGGAGATGCCATGAGCGCTCGCCTCGCCGCCGGCGACACCGCCCCCGACTTCACGCTCCCCGACGACCGGGGCAACCAGGTGTCGCTCGCCGACGCCCGGGCCGAGGGCAAGGTGATCGTCTACTTCTACCCCGCCGCGATGACGCCCGGGTGCACCAAGCAGGCCTGTGACTTCACCGACTCGCTCGAGTCGTTGCGGGCCGCGGGCTACACGGTGCTCGGGATCTCCAAGGACACCCCGGCCAAGCTCGCCAAGTTCCGTGAGCGCGACGGGCTGACCATCCCGCTGCTCTCCGACCCCGAGCTGGAGGTGCACCGGGCGTTCGGCGCGTTCGGCGAGAAGAAGCTCTACGGGAAGGTCGTCGAGGGCGTCATCCGCTCCACCTTCGTGGTCGACTCCGACGGCACGGTGGAGCTGGCGCAGTACAACGTGAAGGCCACGGGCCACGTCGCCAAGCTGCGCCGCGACCTGGGGCTGGACGCCGGCTGATCCGGGCCCGGCAGGGCTGGGATGATGTCCCCGGACGGGCGCTGCTCGTCCGATCGCCGGAGTGGTGGAACGGCAGACACGCAGGTTTTAGGTACCTGTGCCTCAGGGCGTGCGGGTTCGACTCCCGCCTTCGGCACCCTCTCCCGACCCCGTCGGTCCCGACCCCGACCCGTCGGTCTCCCGGACTAAGGGTCGGGCCGGTCCCGACCGGTCAGCCGAGCAGCGCCGCGACCTGCGGCGCGATCTCGCGCAACGCCCGGCCGCGGTGCGAGATCGCGTCCTTCTCCTCGCGGGCGAGCTCGGCGGTGGTGACGTCCGGGCGCTCGTCGGCGACGAACAGCACGTCGTAGCCGAAGCCGCCGGCGCCGCGGACCTCGCGGACCACCGCGCCGTCCATCCGCCCCTCGACCACCAGCTCGTGACCGTCGGGGCGGACGAAGGCCACCGCGCAGACGAAGTGCGCGCCTCGGCGCTCGTCGGGGACGTCGGCCAGCTGAGCGAGCAGCAGCTCGTTGTTGCGGGCATCGGACTTCGGCGGGCCGCTCCACCGCGCGGAGAGCACTCCGGGCATTCCGTTCAACGCGTCGACGCAGAGGCCGGAGTCGTCCGCGATCGCCGGCAGGCCGGTGGCCGCGACCGACGCGCGGGCCTTGAGCAGCGCGTTGCCGGCGAAGGTCGGCTCGTCCTCGACCGGCTCGTCGAAGGGGGTCACGTCGTCCAGACCCAGCACCGTCACCGACGGCAGGTGCTGCACCAGGATGCGGTGCATCTCCTCGAGCTTCTTCGCGTTGCGGGTGGCCACCACCACGCGCGGGCTGTCGGTGCTCATCCCGGTCCCGCCTCAGCCGGCGGCGGGCGCGGCCAGCGCCTCGGCCTGCAGCCGGGTGAGGTCGGCACAGCCCCGCTCGGCCAACCCGAGCAGGGCGTCCAGCTCCGAGCGGTCGAACGCCGCCCCCTCGGCGGTGCCCTGCACCTCGACGAACCTGCCGTCGCCGGTCATCACCACGTTCATGTCGGTCTCGGCACGCACGTCCTCGACGTAGGGGAGGTCCAGGCGCGGAACGCCGTCGATGATCCCGACGCTGACCGCGGCCACCGAGCCGGTCAGCGCCTTCGGCACACCCAGGGTGGCGCAGGCGTCGGCCAGCGCGACGTACGCCCCGGTGATCGCGGCGGTGCGGGTCCCGCCATCGGCCTGCAGCACGTCGCAGTCGATCTGGATGGTGTTCTCCCCGAGCGCGGCGTCGTCGATGACCGCCCGCAGCGAGCGACCGATCAGCCGGCTGATCTCGTGGGTGCGGCCGCCGATGCGGCCCTTCACCGACTCCCGCGCCGAGCGGGTGTTCGTCGCGGCCGGCAGCATCGCGTACTCGGCGGTGACCCAGCCCAGGCCGGAGCCCTTCCGCCACCGCGGGACGCCCTCGGACGCCGATGCCGCGCACAGCACCCGGGTGCGACCGAACTCGACCAGCACCGAGCCGGCCGGGTGGTCCAGCCAGTTCCGGGTGATGGTGATGCTGCGCAGCTCGTCGTCGGCGCGGCCGTCCTCGCGGGGAGTTGTCGTCATGACACCGCAAGTTACCGGTCCGCGCCGACGAGCCTCACTTCACCTCGGCGCGCAGGATCCGGTAGAGACCGCCGGCCAGCGGGAGGCCGATCCAGATCACGCCCGAGACCAGCAGCTTGGCCCACTCCTCGCCGGTGTTCAGCTCCCAGTCGACCAGCGGCTGCAGTGCCGCCTGGAAGTTGAACCACTCGAGCAGGTCGCCCAGCCAGTCGCGCAGCGAGCCGACCGCGAACAGCACCGTGGGGACGATGTACCAATAGATGAAGAAGACCACGATCGCCGCCGGGGTGTTCAGCAGCAGCGCCCCGAACGCGAAGCCCAGCGCCATGGTCAGCAGCTGCGAGACCAGGAATGCGATCGCCAGCTTGGCGTCGAAGTCCCACTCGGTCAGCTCGGGCTGGACGAGCTCGCAGATCCCGGTGCCGACCACGCCGATCACCAGCATCGCGACCATGGTGAGCGCCGCGTAGACCGCGGAGACGGCGAGCTTGGCGCCGACCACCCGGGAGCGGCGCGGTTCGAGGGCGAAGCTGACCATCGCGCTGCGCTGGGACCACTCGCTGGTCACCAGCAGGATCGCGAGCACCGGCAGCAGCAGCGAGGTGATCCCACCGGCGGTGTAGGCGAAGTCGCTCCACAGGATCGACGTCTCCTGGACCAGCGTGGCGATCAGGATGAAGCCCTCGACCAGCGCCACCAGGATGCCGATCGTGGCCAGCAGCCAGAATCCGGCGCGGGTGTCGTAGGACTTGCGGAACTCGACCCGGACCTGGCGCCAGAACGGGATCGGCGCGGTGCCCGAGACGTCCAGGTGCAGCGGGGGTGCGGTGGTGCTCATGCCGGGGCTCCGATCTGGTCGCGCTGGTTGGAGGAGGTGAGCTCGAGGAAGAGGTCCTCGAGGTTGGCGCCGCCGTCGCGCAGGTCGGTCAGCACCACCTGCGCGGAGAGCGCCGTCCGGCCGACCTGCTCCGGCGTCGCCGACACCTTCAGCCCGCCGCCCGCGGGGTGACGGGGTGACCCGCCGCCTCCAGGGCGGCGCTCAGCGCCGCGTTGTCGAGCGAGGTCACCAACGTGCTGGCCGTGCCGACCCGCGAGGCCATCAGCGAGGCCCGGTCACCCTGCGCGACGATCCGGCCGTTGCCGATCAGGATCATCTCGTCCGCGATCAGCTCCACCTCGTGCAGCAGGTGACTGGAGAGCAGCACGGTGCCGCCGCGGTCGGCGTACCCCTTCAGCAGGCCGCGCATCCACCGGATGCCCGCCGGGTCCAGGCCGTTGGCCGGCTCGTCGAGGATCAGCACCGACGGGTCGCCCAGCAGGGCGTGGGCGATGCCGAGCCGCTGCTTCATGCCGAGGGAGTAGTTGCGCAGCCGGCGCTTGGCCTCGCTCTTGGTGAGGCCGACCAGCTCCAGCATCTGGTCGACCCGGGACGACGGCAGCCCCATCGTGGTGGCACCGAGCGCCAGGATCTCGCGGCCGGTGCGGCCGGCGTGCTGTGCCGAGGCGTCCAGCAGCACGCCCACGTGACGTCCCGGGTTCGGGATGTGGCGGAAGTCGTGCCCGCCGATCGTGACCTGGCCGCGGGTGGGCAGGGTGAGGCCCACCATCACCCGCATCGTGGTGGTCTTCCCGGCGCCGTTGGGACCCAGGAAGCCGGTGACACGGCCCGGTTGGCAGGTGAAGCTGACATCGTCCACGGCGGTGAACCCGCCGTAGGTCTTGGTGAGGTGATCGACCTGGATCATGCCCCTAGCCTGCCCGACGCCCCTGCGCCACGCACGGGACCCTGGGCGACGCCGCGCCGACGAAAGTAGGGGGTGGTCCCGGACCGCGGGCGCTGTCCGGCCCCTGCCGAGGGTGCCTAGGCTGCTGACTCGTGACCCGCACCGACGCCCCGTGGCAGCCACGGCTGCACTGGTGGAGCCATCTGTGGCGGTACCTGCTGTGCCTGGTGATCGGGATGTCCACCTGGCTGCCGGTGATGGAGGCGCAGGCCGAGCGGCGGCCGGGTCTGTTCTGGCTGGACATCGCGGTGGCGGTACTGGCCGGGGTGCTGGTGTGGTTCCGGCGACGCCGGCCCCTCGCCATCGCCGTGGCGCTGTGCCTGCTCACCCCGTTCACCTCGCTCGGCGCGGGCTTCATCGCGCTGGGCAGCATCTCGCTGGCCACCCGCCGGGTGTGGTGGGAGCTGGTCGTGGTGGCGGTGCTGAACATGGCCGGCACCGTCGGGTACTACGCGGTGCAGCCGGTCACCGAGGCGGAGCCGATCTGGCTGCTCGCCGTGTTCACCGTGCTGATGGTCGCGGCCAGCCTGGCCTTCGGCATGTTCATCGGCTCCCGCCGCGAGCTGGTCTGGACCTTGGAGGAGCGGGCGCGGACCGCGGAGGCCGAGCGGGACCGCCGGGCGGCGCAGGCCCGCTCCGGCGAGCGGACCCGGATCGCCCGCGAGATGCACGACGTGCTCGCGCACCGGATCTCCCAGATCTCGATGCACGCCGGCGCGCTGACCTACCGCGAGGACCTCTCCGCGGCGGAGATGCGCGCGAGCGCCACGGTGATCCAGCAGAAGGCGCACGAGGCGCTGACCGACCTGCGCGAGGTGCTCGGGGTGCTGCGCGACGACAGCGGGGCGCTGTCCGGGCCGCAGCCCACCTACGCCGACGTCGCGGACCTGGTGGAGGCCGCCCGGGCCGCCGGCGCCAGCATCCGGTACGACGCGCGCGTCGCCGATGCCGACCGGATGCCCGAGCAGGTCGGGCGGACCGTCTTCCGCGTGGTCCAGGAGGGCATCACCAACGCGACCAAGCACGCACCGGGAGCGACGCTGCGGATCACCGTCGACGGGGACGAGGTGGACGGCGTCACGGTGCTGCTGCGCAACCCGGTCGGGTTCGGCCCCACCCGCACCCCGGGCAGCGGCCTGGGCCTGGTCGGGCTGACCGAGCGCGCCGAGGTGAGCGGGGGCAGCCTGCGGCACGGCACCACCGACGCGGGCTTCGAGCTGCGCGCCTGGCTACCGTGGTCCGCGTGAGCTCCCCGATCCGAATCCTGATCGTCGACGACGACCCGCTGGTCCGCTCGGCACTGGCGCTGATGCTCGGTGGACAGCCGGACCTCGAGGTGGTCGGCGAGGCCGTCGACGGCCGGGACGGGCTCGACCAGGCCCGGTCGCTGAGCCCGCACGTGGTGCTGATGGACATCCGGATGCCGCGGATGGACGGGCTGAGCGCGGCCTCGGCGCTGCTGGCGGACCCGCAACCGCCCAAGCTGATCGTGCTGACCACCTTCGACGCCGACGAGCACGTCGTCTCCGCGCTCCGCGCCGGCGCCGCCGGCTTCCTGCTCAAGGACACCCCGCCGCCGGAGATCGTGGCCTCGATCCGCAAGGTGGTCGACGGCGAGCCGATGCTCTCCCCCTCGGTGACCCGGCGCCTGATCGAGCGTCTCAACGACCCCTCCCAGGGCCGCACCGCCCGGGCCCGGGCGCGGCTGGCCGGGCTGACCGAGCGTGAGCGCGAGGTGGCCGGCGCGGTGGGACGCGGCCTGAGCAACGCCGAGATCGCGGCCGAGCTGCACCTCTCGGTGCCGACGGTGAAGGCGCACGTCTCCCGCCTCTTCGACAAGCTGGGCGCGACCAACCGGGTGCAGATCGCGATCTGCGTGCACGACGCAGGAGCGTGACCACGAGCGCTGTGGCGGCAGCCGTCGCGTCAGCTCACAGGTCGTAGACGGCGCCGGCCGCGGCCAGCTCGCACGGGCCGTCGAAGGCGGAGACCGCCTCGGCGAAGATGCCCTCCGCCTCGTGCCACGGGGGCACGTGGGTCACCACCAGGCGTCGTACCCCGGCCTTGGTGGCGGCCTCCCCCGCCTCGACGCCGGTCAGGTGCAGGTTCGGCGGGTTGTCGTCGCCGTCGCGGAAGGACGCCTCGCAGAGGAACAGGTCGGCGTCCGCGGCGATGTCGAGCAGCGCCGGCGTGGGGCCGGTGTCGCCGGAGTAGGACACCACCTTGCCGTGGGCGGAGACCCGCATCGCCCAGGCCGGCACCGGGTGGTCCACCTCGGCGGCCTCGACGGTGAACGGGCCGACGGTGAACGGCTCGGCGGAGAACGTGCGGAACTCGAACTCCTCGCGCATGCCCGGCTTGCGGGGCAGGTCGTAGGCGCGGGCCAGCCGGCGCGCGGTGCCCTTCGGACCCCACACCGGGATCCGGGGCTGCTGACCGCTCGGGTGGTACTTCCGCAGTACGTAGTAGCTGGTCATGTCGACGCAGTGGTCGGCGTGCAGGTGGCTGAGCAGCACCGCGTCGATGGCGAGCGGATCGACGTAGCGCTGCAGCGCGCCGAGCGCTCCGTTGCCGAGGTCGAGCACCAGGCTCCACACCCGCGACGGGTCGTCCGGGTCGCGGGTCTGCACCAGATAGCTGCTCGCCGGCGAGCCCGGCCCCGGGTAGGAACCCGAGCAGCCGACCACCGTCACCCGCATCCCGCCGACCGGCACGTTCATGCAAGACCTCCTGCGTACTGCCCCGCCGCGACGAGCTCCGAGCCGAGGAAGCGGCGACCGATGGTGGCGAACTCCGCCGGGGAGCCCGTGGTGGTGAAGGAGTGGGTCGGCTCCCCGCCGGGCCGCATCAGGCCCCGGTCGGCGAGCACGTGGTAGAGCGACTTCGCACTCTCCTCCGCGCTGCTCACCAAGGTGACTCCCTCCCCCATCACGTAGGAGATCACGCCGGTGAGCAGGGGGTAGTGGGTGCAGCCCAGGATCAGCGTGTCGATGTCCAGCTCGATCAGCGGGTCCAGGTACTCGTGCGCGATCGCGAGCAGCTCGTCGCCGCCGGTGACGCCCTCCTCCACGAAGTCGACGAAGCGCGGGCAGGCGCGGGTGGTCAGGTCCAGGTGGGGTGCGGCGGCGAGGGCGTCCTCGTAGGCCA from Nocardioides sambongensis includes:
- the murI gene encoding glutamate racemase; the encoded protein is MQQQDPDAVADEIVDAPIGIFDSGFGGLTVARSVIDQLPHESITYLGDTARQPYGPKKIAEVREYALECLDHLVAQGVKALVIACNSASAAMLRDARERYDVPVVEVILPAARRAVAATRNGRVGVICTRATAESMAYEDALAAAPHLDLTTRACPRFVDFVEEGVTGGDELLAIAHEYLDPLIELDIDTLILGCTHYPLLTGVISYVMGEGVTLVSSAEESAKSLYHVLADRGLMRPGGEPTHSFTTTGSPAEFATIGRRFLGSELVAAGQYAGGLA
- a CDS encoding MBL fold metallo-hydrolase, translated to MNVPVGGMRVTVVGCSGSYPGPGSPASSYLVQTRDPDDPSRVWSLVLDLGNGALGALQRYVDPLAIDAVLLSHLHADHCVDMTSYYVLRKYHPSGQQPRIPVWGPKGTARRLARAYDLPRKPGMREEFEFRTFSAEPFTVGPFTVEAAEVDHPVPAWAMRVSAHGKVVSYSGDTGPTPALLDIAADADLFLCEASFRDGDDNPPNLHLTGVEAGEAATKAGVRRLVVTHVPPWHEAEGIFAEAVSAFDGPCELAAAGAVYDL